The Arachis hypogaea cultivar Tifrunner chromosome 16, arahy.Tifrunner.gnm2.J5K5, whole genome shotgun sequence genome contains a region encoding:
- the LOC112754661 gene encoding uncharacterized protein isoform X2, with amino-acid sequence MEELDQWKEQLLHWWSLAEEQLRQVPPFQLYATAAILVFTTLLLLSLRLLKRAKSNTVVLTGLSGAGKTVLFYQLRDGSIHGGTVTSMEPNEETFVLHSETTEKRKTKPVHVVDVPGHSRLRPKLDEYLPQAAGIVFVVDALDFLPNCRSASEYLYDILTKGSIVKKKIPLLILCNKTDKVTAHTKEFIRRQMEKEMICVPDQLTVPAGALLTVPRVQCGRTPPHAHLGQCPNRASLREPPGFQWV; translated from the exons ATGGAAGAATTGGACCAGTGGAAGGAACAACTTCTCCATTGGTGGAGCCTAGCCGAAGAGCAACTTCGGCAGGTTCCCCCATTTCAGCTCTACGCCACCGCTGCCATCCTCGTTTTCACCACCCTGCTGCTCCTATCAT TGCGGTTGTTGAAGCGTGCCAAGTCCAACACCGTCGTATTGACTGGCCTAAGTGGTGCCGGCAAAACTGTTCTCTTCTATCAG CTTAGGGATGGCTCTATCCATGGGGGGACTGTTACGTCAATGGAACCTAATGAGGAGacttttgttcttcattctgaaaCAACAGAG AAGCGGAAGACAAAACCCGTTCATGTTGTCGACGTCCCGGGACATTCTCGTCTTCGCCCCAAATTGGATGAATACTTGCCTCAAGCTGCTGGCATAGTTTTTGTTGTTGATGCTTTGGATTTCTTACCAAACTGCCGTTCTGCTTCAGA GTATCTATATGATATTTTGACCAAGGGAAGTATTGTGAAGAAGAAGATTCCATTGCTTATTCTCTGCAACAAAACAGACAAGGTCACTGCTCATACGAAGGAGTTTATCCGCAGGCAGATGGAGAAGGAAAT GATATGCGTGCCAGATCAGCTCACAGTTCCCGCAGGTGCACTGCTCACAGTTCCCCGGGTGCAGTGTGGAAGGACGCCACCACATGCTCACCTGGGACAGTGTCCAAACCGCGCCAGTTTGCGAGAACCGCCCGGTTTTCAGTGGGTTTGA
- the LOC112754661 gene encoding uncharacterized protein isoform X1 — protein MEELDQWKEQLLHWWSLAEEQLRQVPPFQLYATAAILVFTTLLLLSLRLLKRAKSNTVVLTGLSGAGKTVLFYQLRDGSIHGGTVTSMEPNEETFVLHSETTEKRKTKPVHVVDVPGHSRLRPKLDEYLPQAAGIVFVVDALDFLPNCRSASEYLYDILTKGSIVKKKIPLLILCNKTDKVTAHTKEFIRRQMEKEIDKLRASRSAISAADITNEFTLGVPGEQFSFIQCYNKVTTADASGLTGEISQLEQFIREYVKP, from the exons ATGGAAGAATTGGACCAGTGGAAGGAACAACTTCTCCATTGGTGGAGCCTAGCCGAAGAGCAACTTCGGCAGGTTCCCCCATTTCAGCTCTACGCCACCGCTGCCATCCTCGTTTTCACCACCCTGCTGCTCCTATCAT TGCGGTTGTTGAAGCGTGCCAAGTCCAACACCGTCGTATTGACTGGCCTAAGTGGTGCCGGCAAAACTGTTCTCTTCTATCAG CTTAGGGATGGCTCTATCCATGGGGGGACTGTTACGTCAATGGAACCTAATGAGGAGacttttgttcttcattctgaaaCAACAGAG AAGCGGAAGACAAAACCCGTTCATGTTGTCGACGTCCCGGGACATTCTCGTCTTCGCCCCAAATTGGATGAATACTTGCCTCAAGCTGCTGGCATAGTTTTTGTTGTTGATGCTTTGGATTTCTTACCAAACTGCCGTTCTGCTTCAGA GTATCTATATGATATTTTGACCAAGGGAAGTATTGTGAAGAAGAAGATTCCATTGCTTATTCTCTGCAACAAAACAGACAAGGTCACTGCTCATACGAAGGAGTTTATCCGCAGGCAGATGGAGAAGGAAAT TGACAAATTACGGGCATCAAGAAGTGCAATATCGGCGGCAGACATTACAAATGAGTTCACCCTTGGGGTGCCGGGAGAACAATTTTCTTTTATCCAATGTTACAACAAAGTTACAACTGCAGATGCTTCTGGTTTAACTGGAGAGATATCTCAGTTGGAACAATTTATCAGAGAATATGTAAAGCCATAA